In Zunongwangia profunda SM-A87, the following proteins share a genomic window:
- the queG gene encoding tRNA epoxyqueuosine(34) reductase QueG — translation MIVGNKSKYTNLIKKEAIRLGFMSCGISKAGFLEEEAPRLEEWLNKNRNGKMSYMENHFDKRLDPTKLVDGSKSVISLLLNYYPDKVQNPESYKISKYAYGKDYHFVIKDKLKSLLQFIQSEIGEVAGRAFVDSAPVLDKAWAAKSGLGWIGKNSNLLSKKAGSFFFIAELIVDLELEEDTPVTDHCGTCTACIDACPTNAIVEPYKVDGSKCISYFTIELKDELPNSFKNTFEDWMFGCDICQDVCPWNRFSKPHNEPLFDPHPDLLKFDKKDWQEITRETFNEIFRKSAVKRTKFEGLKRNIKFLDS, via the coding sequence ATGATCGTAGGAAATAAATCAAAATATACAAATCTTATTAAAAAGGAAGCAATACGACTGGGGTTTATGTCCTGTGGAATTAGTAAGGCTGGTTTTTTAGAAGAAGAAGCGCCAAGACTTGAAGAGTGGCTGAATAAAAATCGAAATGGAAAAATGTCCTATATGGAAAACCATTTTGATAAACGACTTGATCCTACAAAGCTGGTAGATGGCTCTAAAAGTGTCATCTCTTTATTGTTGAATTATTATCCAGATAAAGTTCAGAATCCCGAATCCTATAAAATCAGTAAATACGCCTATGGTAAAGATTATCATTTTGTCATTAAAGATAAACTGAAATCTTTGCTTCAATTTATACAAAGTGAAATAGGGGAAGTAGCAGGACGTGCTTTTGTAGATTCGGCACCGGTTTTAGATAAAGCCTGGGCGGCAAAAAGTGGTTTAGGATGGATTGGTAAAAACTCGAATTTATTATCTAAAAAAGCAGGATCCTTTTTCTTTATAGCAGAGTTAATTGTTGATTTAGAATTAGAGGAGGATACTCCGGTTACCGATCATTGCGGTACCTGTACTGCGTGTATAGATGCCTGTCCTACCAATGCGATTGTAGAACCGTATAAAGTAGATGGTAGTAAGTGCATTTCCTATTTTACGATAGAGTTAAAGGACGAGTTGCCCAACAGTTTTAAAAACACTTTCGAAGACTGGATGTTTGGTTGCGATATTTGCCAGGATGTGTGCCCCTGGAATCGATTTTCAAAACCGCATAATGAGCCACTTTTTGATCCTCATCCGGATTTGTTGAAATTCGATAAAAAAGACTGGCAGGAAATTACCAGGGAAACTTTTAATGAAATCTTTCGAAAATCTGCAGTTAAAAGAACTAAATTCGAGGGTTTAAAGCGTAATATTAAGTTTTTGGATTCCTAA
- a CDS encoding NADP-dependent malic enzyme produces the protein MSNNSRKRREALVYHAKPKPGKIQIVPTKKYASQRDLSLAYSPGVAEPCLEIEKDKENAYKYTTKGNLVAVISNGTAVLGLGDIGPEASKPVMEGKGLLFKIFADIDVFDIEVDTKNVDAFVETVKNIAPTFGGINLEDIKAPEAFEIERRLKEELDIPVMHDDQHGTAIISAAALLNAVELAKKKMSKVKIVVSGAGAAAVSCTKLYKAFGAKAENIVMLDSKGVIRKDRPNLSEEKLEFATDRDLNTLDDAMKDADVFIGLSIADIVSPAMLKSMAKRPIVFAMANPNPEIDYQLAMDTRKDVIMATGRSDHPNQVNNVLGFPFIFRGALDVRATKINEDMKMAAVKALAELAKEPVPEQVNIAYGETRLNFGSDYIIPKPFDPRLIAKVPPAVAKAAMESGVARTEITDWQKYEDELLERMGSDNKITRLLMQRAKNNPKRVIFAEADHLDVLKAAQIVYDEGIGTPILLGRREVIKELMGEIDFDADVEIIDPKSDEERGKLQKYAEAYFDSRNRKGVTLYDAERLMRERNYFAAMMVNEGDADALLSGYSRAYPTVVKPMLQLIGMAKGISRVAATNVMNTSRGPIFISDTSINIDPSAKDLAKIAQLTAGVVRLFGLEPVMAMLSYANFGSSDHPQARKVKDAVSYLHRYHPNLLVDGELQSDFALNKEMLQKKFPFSKLAGKKVNTLIYPNLDSANSAYKLIKELNDTDSIGPIMMGMNKPVHILQLGASVEEMVNMAAVAVVDAQEKEKAKKAKK, from the coding sequence ATGAGCAACAACTCAAGAAAAAGACGGGAAGCCTTGGTGTACCATGCGAAGCCGAAGCCCGGTAAAATCCAGATCGTTCCAACAAAAAAATATGCTTCACAACGAGATCTTTCTTTAGCGTACTCTCCTGGTGTAGCAGAACCTTGTTTAGAAATCGAAAAAGATAAAGAAAACGCTTATAAATATACAACGAAAGGAAATTTAGTGGCCGTAATTAGTAATGGTACGGCTGTTCTGGGACTTGGTGATATAGGTCCTGAAGCTTCTAAACCGGTAATGGAAGGTAAAGGTCTTCTTTTTAAAATTTTTGCAGATATAGATGTTTTTGATATCGAAGTAGATACCAAAAATGTAGATGCATTTGTGGAAACTGTAAAAAATATCGCTCCTACTTTTGGTGGGATTAATCTGGAAGATATCAAAGCTCCGGAAGCTTTTGAAATTGAACGAAGGTTAAAAGAAGAATTGGATATCCCGGTAATGCACGATGATCAGCACGGGACTGCTATTATTTCTGCTGCAGCACTTTTAAACGCTGTGGAGCTGGCAAAAAAGAAAATGAGTAAGGTTAAGATTGTAGTGAGTGGTGCCGGTGCGGCAGCTGTTTCCTGTACTAAACTTTACAAAGCTTTTGGCGCAAAGGCTGAAAATATTGTGATGCTGGATAGTAAAGGGGTGATACGAAAAGATCGTCCTAATCTTTCAGAGGAAAAACTGGAATTTGCAACCGATAGGGATTTAAATACCCTGGATGATGCTATGAAAGATGCTGATGTTTTTATCGGTCTTTCCATAGCAGATATCGTTTCTCCAGCGATGCTTAAGAGTATGGCAAAGCGACCTATTGTTTTTGCTATGGCCAATCCTAATCCAGAGATCGATTATCAATTGGCGATGGATACCCGTAAAGATGTTATTATGGCTACAGGGCGTAGCGATCATCCTAATCAGGTAAATAATGTACTTGGATTTCCTTTTATCTTTCGTGGGGCCTTAGACGTTAGGGCAACCAAGATTAATGAGGATATGAAAATGGCCGCTGTAAAGGCGCTGGCCGAACTGGCTAAAGAACCTGTGCCAGAACAAGTGAATATTGCTTACGGAGAAACCAGACTTAATTTTGGCTCAGATTATATCATCCCTAAGCCATTCGATCCAAGACTTATTGCTAAAGTTCCACCTGCGGTTGCCAAAGCGGCAATGGAAAGTGGTGTGGCCAGAACCGAAATTACCGACTGGCAGAAGTATGAAGATGAGCTTTTAGAACGAATGGGCAGTGACAATAAAATTACCCGTTTGCTAATGCAACGCGCTAAAAACAATCCAAAGCGTGTGATCTTTGCTGAAGCAGATCATCTGGATGTATTAAAAGCAGCACAGATTGTTTACGATGAAGGTATTGGTACTCCTATTCTTTTGGGACGCAGAGAAGTGATTAAAGAACTGATGGGGGAAATCGATTTTGATGCCGATGTAGAAATTATCGATCCGAAATCTGATGAAGAGCGGGGTAAACTTCAAAAATACGCTGAAGCTTACTTTGATTCTCGTAATAGAAAAGGGGTAACCCTGTACGATGCAGAACGTTTAATGCGTGAGCGTAATTATTTTGCAGCCATGATGGTAAATGAAGGGGACGCCGATGCTTTACTTTCAGGTTATTCCCGTGCCTATCCTACTGTTGTTAAACCAATGCTACAGCTTATAGGTATGGCAAAAGGGATTTCGAGAGTGGCGGCAACTAATGTTATGAATACCAGTCGGGGGCCAATTTTTATTAGTGATACCTCTATAAATATAGATCCTTCTGCAAAAGATTTGGCAAAAATAGCGCAGTTAACTGCTGGTGTGGTGAGGCTTTTTGGTTTAGAACCGGTAATGGCTATGTTGTCGTACGCCAATTTTGGATCTTCTGATCATCCGCAGGCTAGAAAAGTTAAAGATGCCGTTTCTTATTTACATCGTTACCATCCCAATTTATTAGTGGATGGAGAACTTCAGTCTGATTTTGCTTTAAATAAAGAAATGCTTCAGAAGAAGTTCCCTTTTTCAAAATTAGCAGGAAAAAAAGTAAATACTTTAATTTATCCAAATCTGGATTCAGCAAACAGTGCGTATAAACTTATAAAAGAGCTTAATGATACCGATTCTATTGGCCCAATTATGATGGGGATGAACAAGCCTGTTCATATTCTTCAGTTAGGAGCAAGTGTTGAAGAAATGGTAAATATGGCAGCCGTAGCAGTTGTAGATGCGCAAGAAAAGGAAAAAGCTAAAAAGGCTAAAAAATAA
- the ruvA gene encoding Holliday junction branch migration protein RuvA — MIHHLKGKLVEKNPTYVVVDCNGVGYFVHISLNTFSKIKDEEQIAIFTHLQVKEDSHTLFGFQEKSEREIFRLLISVSGIGASTARTMLSSLDPTQIRDAIASGDVATIQSIKGIGAKTAQRVILDLKDKIVKIFGIDEVFVEQSNTIKEEALSALETLGYARKQADKVLNKLIKEIEDPTVETLIKLALKNL, encoded by the coding sequence ATGATTCATCACTTAAAGGGCAAACTGGTAGAGAAGAATCCTACCTATGTTGTTGTAGATTGTAATGGCGTGGGTTATTTTGTCCATATTTCGCTTAATACTTTTTCAAAGATAAAGGACGAAGAGCAGATTGCTATATTCACCCATTTGCAGGTGAAGGAAGATTCTCATACCCTTTTTGGATTTCAGGAAAAATCTGAAAGGGAAATCTTTAGGCTTCTTATTTCCGTAAGTGGTATAGGGGCCAGTACCGCCAGAACAATGCTTTCATCTTTAGATCCTACTCAAATTAGGGACGCTATTGCATCTGGAGACGTGGCAACCATACAAAGCATAAAAGGGATAGGAGCAAAAACGGCACAGCGCGTTATTTTAGACTTAAAAGATAAGATTGTTAAAATCTTTGGTATAGACGAGGTTTTTGTAGAACAGAGCAATACAATTAAAGAAGAAGCGTTATCTGCATTAGAGACGTTGGGCTACGCCCGTAAACAGGCAGATAAAGTTCTAAATAAGCTAATAAAAGAGATAGAAGATCCTACTGTAGAGACTCTCATTAAATTGGCGCTAAAAAATTTGTAG
- a CDS encoding cytochrome P450 produces MKREIPEVSTLTFLKNAARIVKNPLPFHHENFQKHGDIFRLNIGPKKSVIFCRDAEFAQYVLQKNQKNYIKSEIQTKDLVKYVGNGLLTSNGEHWQKQRKLIQPAFHKKHIANLLDTVLEAIRVEYVKIRAGKTIDIFPVFNDLAFQTVVKSLFSSAASQEEINRLQYVTEENQKMLVKELRQPYKRLWFSLSGKLKYHLKLSEESRLILRNIVHKRKQNPKRYDDLLDMLLDARYEDGQPMREEQLIDEILILFVAGHETTSNSLSFTTQLLAQNPQIQDKIYSEVKVASEATTSLMEFVQGCPYTQNVILESMRLYPPAYFMDRVNLEEDEFNGIKLDKGSDLLFSFYEIHRSEKHWEQPLEFNPDRFTSEKNPMAYFPFGAGPRKCIGSNFAMYEMILAVSELILNFKILSVKEDIEILPLITLKPKNAYVEFEKRA; encoded by the coding sequence ATGAAGAGAGAAATTCCAGAGGTTTCCACATTAACATTTTTAAAAAACGCAGCCAGGATTGTAAAAAATCCGCTACCCTTTCATCATGAGAATTTCCAAAAACATGGTGATATTTTCAGGTTAAATATCGGCCCTAAAAAATCTGTTATTTTTTGTAGGGATGCCGAATTTGCGCAATATGTGCTCCAGAAAAATCAAAAAAACTACATCAAATCTGAAATTCAAACCAAAGATCTGGTAAAATATGTTGGGAATGGCCTTTTGACCTCTAACGGGGAACACTGGCAGAAACAGCGAAAACTTATTCAACCTGCATTTCATAAAAAGCATATTGCAAATTTACTTGATACGGTTTTAGAGGCTATTCGGGTAGAATATGTAAAGATTCGGGCGGGGAAAACAATTGATATCTTTCCAGTTTTTAATGATCTGGCTTTTCAAACTGTCGTGAAGTCCCTCTTTAGTAGCGCTGCAAGTCAGGAGGAAATCAATCGACTTCAGTATGTGACCGAAGAGAATCAGAAAATGCTGGTGAAAGAATTGCGGCAGCCCTATAAACGTCTATGGTTTAGTTTAAGTGGAAAACTAAAATATCATCTTAAGCTTAGTGAGGAATCCAGACTAATTTTAAGGAATATTGTCCATAAAAGAAAGCAAAATCCTAAGCGTTATGATGATCTTTTGGATATGCTACTGGATGCAAGGTATGAAGATGGGCAGCCTATGCGTGAAGAGCAGTTAATCGACGAAATTCTTATACTTTTTGTAGCAGGGCATGAAACGACTTCAAATTCACTGAGTTTTACCACACAACTTCTGGCTCAAAATCCACAAATTCAGGATAAAATTTACAGTGAAGTAAAGGTCGCTTCAGAAGCTACAACTAGTTTAATGGAGTTTGTTCAAGGCTGCCCCTACACGCAAAATGTGATTTTAGAGAGTATGCGCTTGTACCCGCCAGCTTATTTTATGGATAGGGTGAATTTGGAAGAAGATGAATTTAATGGAATAAAACTTGATAAAGGTTCAGATCTTTTATTTTCATTTTATGAGATTCATCGCAGTGAGAAACACTGGGAGCAGCCCTTAGAATTTAATCCAGATCGTTTTACTTCAGAAAAGAACCCAATGGCCTATTTTCCTTTTGGAGCAGGCCCAAGAAAATGTATTGGTAGCAATTTTGCGATGTACGAGATGATTTTGGCGGTTTCAGAATTAATTTTAAACTTTAAAATTTTATCGGTAAAAGAAGATATCGAAATCTTGCCTCTAATCACCCTGAAACCCAAAAATGCTTACGTAGAATTTGAGAAAAGAGCTTGA